The Bombus fervidus isolate BK054 chromosome 17, iyBomFerv1, whole genome shotgun sequence DNA segment TTTCTCTTTCCGAATCGAGTTGGAAACGATTGTCGAAAATGCGTTATATGCCTGAACGAAGCGTAACGGTACTATATATCGAACTGAAACTTTTTGCAAATATCTTGCGCTTGATTACTATAGCCGAGCCAGCGATGGTAACGCGCGTATAGAGAAAaatcgtttaaaacgtcgattCCGACAACACGTTTCAAGCTCGTTGAAATCGACGAGGTCGTCCGTTTTGCAAATAATTACCATAAATAGGAAATGAGAATTTTACATCGAGCAAATAATTTGCTCGTGGGGAGATCGTACAAAAGAGAGAAGATGTAGTTTGGTAAAGAGGCAACGATTTATATTACAGTCACGCGCGTCAATACAAATGAATACCGTTCTGTCGCATGCTCGTTTCGCACACCAGGCACACGGATAGCGACAGTGACAGCGAACCGTCCTTTTTTCAATACGAAGGACTCCTCTTATTATGCCAAGTGTTGCCCTCCACGTATTcgatatattcgatatttccagGGGGCTGCAAGAGAATGTTAATAACCGGTCCTATCTTTGACCAACGAAAGGTTCGCTCAACGATCGATGATGAAATTTCCACAATTTCTCAACGATGTCGGAGACTTCGAAAAACGCGTTACTCTTCGAAATCTTTATCCTAGCTCACTTGGAGCCGAGTTTCCGGTTTTAAAATCCGACGAAATTCAGATCAAAGTcgattacttttaatttgaaatatgcATCTGCGAGTAGTTGCAGTGGCtcgcgaaaatattcgaataagcACCAGAAAAATCTTCTCTGAATATATTCGAGATAGTACGAAAGCTTTCGAACCTTCGCTGTCGCTATAACGAAACATTAGTGTTCATAGTAGTATTTGAGTACCAATtcgaaaatacatatatgacATTTGCTGCGAACATATGCTTATCGTTAGCTTATCGTtagttatagaaaaattagtatacgACACGAACGATAGTCTTAACGTACGATTACTGCTAATGATCTCGCACTAAATATCGTAGCttattaataacgaataattgactgttcaaatacgttaattaattaaatacttcCAATAAATATCTCAAATTTCACCGATATAATCGCGATAGTCGCGTCTCGTTACGTTACTAGTgagatttaaaaatgttttctaatGGATAAAAGGTTTCtaaaagtgttggaatacatcGGTGAGCTGCTGTAACCCGGATTTCAATGAAACATAATGCAATTCCGCGACTCGGTTCTGCTGACGTAACTTTTATCGAGCGTGAGCGAGTTGGTGAATATAAGAACGACTACGTCGAGCCATCCGAAATGAAAAGGATAATCGGATGAGAAACATGGGTAGGGAGGAAAAGGTAGAAAACTCTAGTGGTTGAAAAGGAAGCGAGAAACCTGTTGCTCGGTCCCTATTCCAGCGTGTAAGCGACTGCTTgacaaattcaatttatttatagctATTTGGCGAAATGTCGCGTTAGTTTCGTTTCCAAGGCTGTGCAAACTGTCGACTCGGTCGCGTTTTGCCAAGTCAGACACGCGTTTGTTAACTGTGAAACTAGTTAGTTTCTTCGCGAGAGTTCCTCGCGCTCAACTTTCCaatcgtttcaattttcccCGTTTCCTTCGATcccaattaattaattaattccggATTCTATTAATTCGGAATTTCCACCGGTTAATGTTACCACGCAGGTTCGAACACAAACGACGTTAAGTGCGCAATTAACGCTATCTCTGATAATCCATAGATACGGTTTAATCGCGCGCGTCCTCAGGATGGTCAAAGCAAAGCCGCTTACCACGGCACAGTCGCATAGTTTCAAGGCACGTTGTCGTCCGGAATTTCAACGACAAGAAATAGCTACGTATTAGGCGAGATTATAACTCGTATACAAGATGTTCCCGAACCGCTGGTACATACGATGAGGAGGAGAAGCTACGCGAGAAAATAAGTGGGAAACGTGGAGCGACGTTTTTTCCTAGAGAGCTTTCGttatcgagaaaatcgagttcgTAAATTTGTCAAGTATGCTCGAACCTGGCTAAAACCTCGCTGAACAAGAGTAAATAAGTAACGCAAGGTTGTTCTACGTGTGAAAAGAATCGAAGGACGTGGGATGACATTTTTTCGTTTCCTtctcgagaaaaataaatttgacttTCTAACGTATTTAACGATCAAAACTTATTCTcttcgatatttcattttatatatttcacttCTTTTCGCGCGTAGAATAACCTTCTGCTCGTTGTCTACTCTGTTAGCCAAATTTAAGTACATTTGACAAATCTTGAAACTGGATTTCTTGAAAAACGTAGCGCCgtttgaacaaattttattccatactTTCGACTTGTTTTTTCACTCACAATTCACTCACTAGTTCGCTAACAGCCCGAGTACAGTAGCCGAATAAGAACGTAAAAGTGGGCACGAAGCGGTTGtttcttatgaaaaaataaaaatatatcgggTATTACGTGTAATTATTGTTACTCCGCTTTGTCGGTCTACGGAAAATATCTTCCATTTTTAGAAAAAGGTACGAGACAAACGATCGTTCGTGATAGGCTCGTTATTCGCTCGACAATTTCTTTCCAGATATCTGCATACTTACTAGTACTTACTAGAATTCTCGATCTCCGTAATCGGCGCAAATGTTACAAACTTGTGCGGCGTCTCGTAATCCCGTCTTACAATTTCGATGCGGCTCGATCGAATTTACGATTTAATAATACCAATTTCACGTTTCACCTTTCACAACGGTACATCCTTGTCCGTCGCGATGACAGCTAAACGATTGCACGTTTATAGATACTGGGATTAAATTCGATCGAGCCATCGGTCGAGTTTGAAGATTTGAACGCGCTTAGATAAACTATAAATACGATTCGCACGAGGTAAAGAAGGTCGATTCCCTGGAGAAAACTAATCGCCGAcggaggaaagaaatattcgcgCTGTTAAACGCGACTTTTGTTAAACGTTTCCAAACGAACGGCTGCAGCTTAAGATTTCAATATGCCTTTACTACTGGCTACTATTTCAAAGcgacaaattaaatttcttcccCGCTGCAAATACAAGAGGGTCGTTAGGATGGAAGCGCGcggagaaacgaaaaaagaagcgTATGTCCTTCGCAACGGATTACAAAGCTAATTGCCGAGCGAAACGAAATTACGTTTGTCGAAGTATCGGGACCTTGCTCTTTTCTCTCGTCCTATGAACGTGCAGCAGTTTGCCGTGTTGTTCCAGGAAACTTGTCCtagaaattatacatattgcTCTTAAACTCGATTAGGGGAACGAGCGTTTGTTCGTCCGTTATAAATCACAACGACAGTGACGTGGATACGTCGCGCAAGGGTTTAGTTTGCGGCATTAGGGGATTCAGCGATGCCGATGTTACATCTCGAACGTAGGATGTACAACGGAAAACGCGAAGATCTTCGAAGCATTACATCGGTATTAAATGAAAACGCTACGCGAAGATGTTTCATCCGTGCTACCTTATCCAGGCTTTCCACGACCATCGTATAAAGTACAAACGCGACGCTCGCGCAAAGTCCTGTTGCGTAACTCTTATCTACACGTTTGAATTGCAAATAAGCTATCGCGTACCGCGCGCCATGCCTCGTTCAACAACAGGTTCATTCGTTTAAGCAGTTATATCGCACGAGGAATTTCCCGTAACTCGACATTAGCATACGTATGTTACGGGGAAATGAACATCGGAGACGAGCAGATATCGTGCGAAATAACGGCATCTCCCATCGATAAGAATTtattccttccttttctcGAAAGGAGATCATTTCGTGCAAAAAAAAACTCGAACAATACAGTTACTCGTTCTTCGATTCCCTTCCCATGTCGTCAGTCAGAGTTCGCTCAGGCTCGAACGACGGTATCTCGCCTAATACGTTtcttcgatgaattttttcgCTGGAAATCGACACGGAGCTCTTTGCGAATCTTTTCCGGCGGACTGTCCTTACGGAGGAATCGCAGAATATCAAAAATCGGTTTCCGCCCGCGACGACTTTTCGAGCTCTGCCATGGAGAGGAGCAACGATAAAGAACGGTGGTTCTTAAAAGGAAGGCTGATAAATTCGCGGCTGATCCGATAATCGATAGCGCGGCAACGGCAATCCGATTTCACTTAGCGTCCGGTTGTCCGTCGCGAACGCTGATTCAACAACTTTATAAACGTCGAGTTAAACGTTCTCCTGCCGCGATAGACgcgttcttctttcttttcgtttgttccttaatttttaatcattcgCTCCTACAAATTGCTATTTCATCTTTCGAAGCGCGCACAAACGTTTAGACGAGAAACGCTTCGGTATGAGATTATTAAACTCCTCTCTCCCGCTATATTCACGCTTACCACGCTATCTCTCTCGATTCTTTCTAAATACCTTTGTTTACTTACGTATTCGGACTACAACCATCGCGTTTTACTCGCATCCCTCCTATCCTGAATCGAATACACGCGTTATCCTGCTTCAACGACATTACGCTTCGTTGATTTCGCGCACATTTTCCCAcctaaaaaaggaaaaaagagccGCACGAGAGAGAAAAACAACTCGTGTTCATACCGTTATCCACgcgtattttttaaacgattccTCGATGTTCTCTAACGCCACGAAATTCTTTTGAACGTAAATAAAATCGCGTTAGCTTTCGGAGCATTATTATCCATTAACGTTGCTTTTTCCGATGGTAACGCGAAAGATGGCGAAATATATCGGGGTCGATACGACGTCACAGGGATAGGATGCtctccctcttttttttttttttttttttttttgacttCCGATGCGCGCCATTACGGCcaatgaaatttgtttcgtttcgcTCGCACGACCCATATAATCGATGTTCATCGAACCGTAGCTTTGGTCTTTCCGAAAAAGTCGATGCTACGAAAGtcagaaattagaaataacgACGTTTAACACGTCCAACAACATTCCAATAACTCGAAGCATTTTTCCTTCGAGATTGCTAGTTACGTGATCGAGagttttccttttcctctttttttttttttttttttttgcatacAGGGAAATGTACACGTGTACGGCTATTCCTGAGCAGCGTGAACGCAGAGCGAACACGAAGATTTAGTGTacgataaatgtaataaagctatttttcaaagtttgCGACGTCTCTGTTTGCTCGTGATAGTCGGAAAAAGATTTCACGCGTACATATCGGATTAACCGCGGTATCCGCAAAAATTCATCGCAGCAAGACTATCATAAACTTTGGTTTAACGAAAATTTAATGTGTTTCTCGTATGGCGGAAAAATGGTGAAACTTGTATCAACATTGACGATAAATATTCGCGATGTACTCGATCAAAGAGTATGATTTTTCGAGACCTGGCGAAAGCGTGTGTTTCAGCTGGTGGACGACGATGGAAGCATCGAGACTGCTCTGATCAATTACCTGTTTACGAAGCAAATCGTGAAACGGCTTCGGAATCAGCTGGACATCGGGGATCTTCAGCGTAAACGCAGCTACTGGAAACAGTGCGCTTTCAACGCGGTCTCCTGCTTTGGCAAATAAAACGTTCAGCTAACTCGACGACCGCCATCgtgctttcttcttcttcttctcctccacCTATATCTCTCTTGTCCAGTGGTAACTTTTAAATAGTCGAGTGTAGCTCGACGAACACGAACCCGGTTCTAGTTGCGAACTTTACATCCGCGCATATCCCGCTTCCGCTGATCTTCAATCATACGATGTGATATCAACGATATCTAACGAAACTCTaatcatatttctattaagaAGCGAATCGTTTGTTCCTACCGTCGCGCTTGAAATTCGAATCGTCCAAtggtatttcatttaaaaagcgAAAAGCACGAGCAAAAGACTTGGAAATGTAGCGGATGTAAATTAGCACCGAGTTTCcgtaatatattgtattcgatattaagaaagaaaatggtaGATTAGATGTTATCGAGATTATATATTCTCGCGATATAGCGATCGGCCACCTCgcatttttattcttcgtaaATAGACTTTACGACTTATTTCGTTGTTCGATGGTGGAGCGAAATGTACCGCTA contains these protein-coding regions:
- the LOC139996097 gene encoding prohormone-1, whose translation is MSSLRTVIFLAMVLMVLIDLSIALPAADKERLLNEIDLVDDDGSIETALINYLFTKQIVKRLRNQLDIGDLQRKRSYWKQCAFNAVSCFGK